A single genomic interval of Robbsia betulipollinis harbors:
- a CDS encoding response regulator transcription factor encodes MHKKRIAIVDDHAFIRLGMRMLLERQSSCDGDVDVVAEAADGVQGWQLVRDGALDLVLLDINLPGLDGYDMLARIGRMERRPKVLVVSASDGLLPVRRALAAGADGFLCKSEAPLELLRGVAAVLAGHCFIPRGALRVLAPPGARGEALSPRERCIAEGLVEGRSNKAIAHALGLSAKTISAHKRNIFRKLGVRNLIELVDCLRSTDSYGVRRATAREGVAAVRESPPGPAPEDGR; translated from the coding sequence ATGCACAAGAAACGCATTGCGATCGTCGACGATCACGCATTCATCCGGCTCGGCATGCGTATGCTGCTGGAAAGGCAGTCGTCGTGCGATGGCGACGTCGACGTCGTCGCCGAGGCCGCCGACGGTGTGCAGGGATGGCAACTGGTGCGGGACGGCGCCCTCGATCTGGTGCTGCTCGACATCAATCTGCCGGGCCTCGACGGGTACGACATGCTCGCGCGCATCGGCCGCATGGAAAGGCGGCCGAAAGTGCTGGTGGTCTCCGCCTCGGACGGCCTGTTGCCGGTGCGGCGCGCGCTGGCGGCGGGAGCCGACGGCTTTCTCTGCAAGTCCGAGGCGCCGCTGGAGCTGCTGCGCGGCGTGGCGGCGGTATTGGCCGGACACTGCTTCATCCCGCGCGGGGCCCTGCGCGTGCTGGCGCCGCCCGGCGCACGCGGCGAAGCCTTGTCGCCGCGCGAACGCTGCATTGCCGAAGGGCTGGTCGAGGGGCGCAGCAATAAGGCCATTGCGCATGCGCTGGGGCTGTCCGCGAAAACCATCAGCGCGCATAAACGCAATATTTTTCGCAAGCTGGGGGTGCGCAATCTGATCGAGCTGGTGGATTGCCTGAGAAGCACCGATTCCTACGGCGTGCGCCGGGCAACGGCGCGCGAGGGTGTGGCTGCGGTGCGCGAGTCGCCCCCCGGCCCCGCCCCCGAAGACGGACGCTGA
- a CDS encoding alpha/beta fold hydrolase yields the protein MPATPLARRRPISLQRAWLLAFGLGAAAPFAALAATDAPPAASGADVAVSSPAASLPAPRPGGPLAAPPRDDVPGGHPAMGIGFEALPYPYPVHFLALRNEGQDVRMAYMDVPPTTANGEPNAGARTIVLLHGKNFGGVYWENVIRHLTARGYRVIVPDQIGFGKSSKPELDYSFDLLARNTIALLDALQIAHADILGHSTGGMLAMRITLDYPSRVDRLLLEDPVGLEDYRRLETPQSTETLYRAQLNMTPDAYRNYVKGYFAHWSERFEAPLVAPYLSAMQSGEYPRLAKTAALTSQMIFQQPLVDELPDIAAPTLLIVGEKDRTAPGKAYARPDMKDRLGNFPALGRAAARAIPHCRLVVIPDVGHIAHWEAPNAFFSAVDDFLF from the coding sequence ATGCCTGCAACCCCGCTGGCGCGCCGTCGCCCGATTTCATTGCAGCGCGCGTGGCTGCTGGCATTCGGGCTGGGCGCCGCCGCGCCGTTCGCCGCCCTCGCCGCAACGGACGCGCCGCCCGCCGCTTCCGGCGCCGATGTTGCCGTCTCCTCGCCCGCCGCTTCCCTCCCGGCCCCTCGACCCGGCGGCCCGCTCGCCGCGCCCCCGCGCGACGATGTCCCCGGCGGCCATCCGGCGATGGGCATCGGCTTCGAAGCGCTGCCCTACCCCTACCCGGTCCATTTCCTCGCGTTGCGCAACGAGGGCCAGGACGTGCGCATGGCGTATATGGACGTGCCGCCCACCACGGCCAACGGCGAGCCGAACGCGGGTGCGCGTACGATCGTCCTGCTGCACGGCAAGAACTTCGGCGGCGTCTATTGGGAAAATGTCATCCGCCACCTGACGGCGCGCGGGTATCGCGTGATCGTGCCGGATCAGATCGGTTTCGGCAAATCGTCCAAACCCGAGCTGGACTATAGCTTCGACCTGCTCGCCCGCAATACGATCGCACTGCTCGATGCGTTGCAGATTGCGCATGCCGACATCCTCGGCCACTCGACCGGCGGCATGCTCGCGATGCGCATCACCCTCGACTATCCGTCGCGGGTCGACCGCCTGCTGCTGGAGGATCCGGTCGGCCTCGAGGACTACCGGCGCCTCGAGACGCCGCAAAGCACCGAAACGCTCTATCGCGCGCAGCTGAACATGACGCCGGACGCGTACCGCAACTACGTCAAGGGCTATTTCGCGCACTGGTCCGAGCGCTTCGAGGCGCCGCTCGTGGCGCCCTATCTGAGCGCGATGCAAAGCGGCGAATATCCGCGGCTGGCGAAAACCGCGGCGCTCACCTCGCAGATGATCTTCCAGCAACCGCTGGTCGACGAGCTGCCCGATATCGCCGCGCCTACCCTGCTGATCGTCGGCGAGAAGGACCGCACCGCGCCGGGCAAGGCCTACGCGCGGCCCGACATGAAGGACCGCCTGGGCAATTTCCCCGCGCTGGGACGGGCCGCGGCGCGAGCGATCCCGCATTGCCGTCTGGTGGTGATACCGGATGTCGGCCACATCGCGCACTGGGAGGCCCCGAACGCCTTCTTCAGCGCCGTGGACGACTTCCTCTTCTGA
- the ribA gene encoding GTP cyclohydrolase II, with product MNLDHELRTTPDANGDGAPASGGAAPAPLAVEPATTAAPVIERVATARMPTAHGVFTAHVYRDPRHGTEHVALVAGDVRDGDAILTRLHSECLTGDAFASLRCDCGAQLASALDRLNAEGRGVVVYLRGQEGRGIGLVNKIRAYELQDQGRDTVDANVDLGLPVDARDYDAGIAILRDLGVRSVRLMSNNPTKLAAIRAAGIPVVERIALRIAPNPENQSYLETKRARMGHLLNALGGPLL from the coding sequence ATGAATCTCGATCACGAGCTGCGGACGACCCCCGACGCCAATGGCGACGGGGCGCCCGCTTCCGGCGGCGCGGCGCCCGCCCCCCTGGCCGTTGAGCCGGCTACGACGGCCGCACCGGTCATCGAGCGGGTGGCGACGGCGCGCATGCCGACCGCGCACGGGGTCTTCACCGCGCATGTCTATCGCGACCCGCGGCATGGCACCGAACACGTCGCGCTGGTTGCGGGCGACGTGCGCGACGGCGACGCCATCCTGACCCGCCTCCATTCCGAGTGCCTGACGGGCGACGCGTTCGCGTCGCTGCGCTGCGACTGCGGCGCCCAGTTGGCGTCGGCGCTCGACCGGCTGAATGCCGAAGGCCGGGGCGTGGTGGTCTACCTGCGTGGGCAGGAGGGCCGCGGCATCGGTCTCGTCAACAAGATCCGCGCCTATGAATTGCAGGATCAGGGGCGCGACACGGTCGATGCGAACGTCGACCTCGGGTTGCCGGTGGACGCGCGTGACTATGACGCCGGCATCGCCATCCTGCGGGATCTCGGCGTTCGCTCGGTGCGGCTGATGAGCAACAACCCGACCAAGCTCGCCGCGATCCGCGCAGCCGGCATCCCCGTGGTCGAGCGCATCGCGCTGCGCATCGCGCCGAATCCCGAGAACCAGAGCTATCTCGAAACCAAGCGCGCGCGAATGGGGCATCTGCTCAATGCGCTGGGTGGCCCCCTGCTGTAG
- a CDS encoding NCS2 family permease has product MAVLKQFFGLEEAGSTVRTEILAGVTTFLTMAYILFVNPSILGAAGMPQGAVFVATCIVAALASLIMGLYANYPIACAPGMGLNAYFAFTVVNGMGVPWQTALGAVFISGCLFLLVSVLGLREAIIRGIPASIRAAITAGIGLFLAIVALKSAGVIVGNPATLVTLGDLHRPAALLAILGFFIIAVLDALRVRGAILIGILLVTLASFVVGGNHFAGLVSMPPSIAPTWFQFDLHAALSSGIVHVVLVFFLVELFDATGTLMGVAKRAGLLVEGKSARLNRALLADSAAIVAGAMLGTSSTTAYIESASGVQAGGRTGLTAVVVALLFIAALFFAPLASVVPAYATAPALLYVACLMLRDLVELPWDDPTEVVPAVLTALVMPFTYSIANGIAFGFISYAVLKLCTGRARQVAWIVWIIAAAFLLRYIYLGAS; this is encoded by the coding sequence ATGGCGGTACTCAAACAGTTTTTCGGACTGGAAGAAGCGGGGTCGACGGTTCGCACCGAGATCCTCGCCGGCGTCACCACCTTCCTGACGATGGCGTACATCCTGTTCGTCAATCCGTCGATTCTGGGCGCAGCAGGCATGCCCCAGGGGGCGGTGTTCGTCGCCACCTGCATCGTCGCCGCGCTGGCCTCGTTGATCATGGGCCTGTACGCGAACTATCCGATCGCCTGCGCCCCGGGCATGGGACTGAACGCGTATTTCGCGTTCACGGTGGTCAATGGCATGGGCGTTCCGTGGCAGACCGCGCTCGGCGCGGTGTTCATTTCGGGCTGTCTGTTTCTGCTCGTCAGCGTGCTGGGGCTGCGCGAGGCCATCATCCGCGGCATTCCGGCGTCGATCCGCGCGGCCATCACCGCCGGTATCGGCCTGTTTCTCGCGATCGTCGCGCTGAAAAGCGCCGGCGTGATCGTCGGCAATCCGGCCACGCTGGTCACGCTGGGCGATCTGCACCGTCCCGCGGCGCTCCTGGCCATACTGGGGTTCTTCATCATCGCGGTGCTCGACGCGCTGCGCGTGCGCGGCGCGATCCTGATCGGCATCCTCTTGGTGACCCTGGCCAGCTTCGTCGTCGGCGGCAACCATTTCGCCGGCCTGGTGTCGATGCCGCCGTCGATCGCGCCGACCTGGTTCCAGTTCGATCTGCACGCCGCGCTGTCCTCCGGCATCGTCCACGTAGTGCTGGTATTCTTCCTGGTCGAACTGTTCGACGCGACCGGTACCCTGATGGGCGTGGCCAAGCGCGCCGGCCTCCTCGTCGAAGGCAAGTCCGCGCGCCTGAATCGCGCATTGCTGGCCGACAGCGCGGCGATCGTCGCCGGCGCGATGCTGGGCACGTCGTCGACCACCGCGTACATCGAAAGCGCCTCGGGCGTGCAGGCGGGCGGCCGCACGGGCCTGACTGCCGTGGTGGTGGCGCTGTTGTTCATCGCCGCGCTGTTCTTCGCACCCCTGGCGAGCGTGGTGCCTGCCTATGCGACCGCGCCGGCGTTGCTGTATGTCGCCTGCCTGATGTTGCGGGACCTGGTCGAGCTGCCCTGGGACGACCCCACCGAAGTGGTGCCCGCGGTGCTGACGGCGCTGGTCATGCCGTTCACCTATTCGATCGCCAACGGCATCGCGTTCGGTTTCATCTCGTATGCGGTGCTCAAGCTGTGCACGGGACGCGCCCGCCAGGTGGCATGGATCGTCTGGATCATCGCCGCAGCGTTTTTGCTGCGCTATATTTATCTCGGAGCGTCATGA
- a CDS encoding TetR/AcrR family transcriptional regulator, translating to MTRATPARGAAAQGLPRDVRGKRALILASARALFIQSYERTTMDAIAERATVSKATLYAHFAGKEDLFVALVEDEVEALRQASTATGGRADFSVEDRLMRFGTQLLELTLKSDNLALLRVLIGAGQRFPALTQRVVDSVRAPIRSAVVQLLEQAVAAGELVCDDRRFAADFFMRIINGGIRIDCLLDERLRPTPAQIHEHVGLCVQAFGLLLQARNGGPAGTTGPPR from the coding sequence ATGACGCGCGCAACACCCGCGCGCGGCGCCGCGGCCCAGGGGCTGCCGCGCGACGTCCGGGGCAAGCGGGCGCTGATCCTCGCGAGTGCTCGCGCGCTGTTCATCCAGAGCTACGAACGCACGACGATGGACGCGATCGCCGAGCGCGCGACGGTCTCGAAAGCGACGCTGTACGCGCATTTCGCCGGCAAGGAGGATCTGTTCGTCGCGCTCGTCGAGGACGAGGTCGAAGCGCTGCGGCAAGCGAGCACGGCGACTGGCGGGCGCGCGGACTTCAGCGTCGAGGACCGTCTGATGCGGTTCGGCACGCAGCTTCTCGAATTGACGCTGAAGTCCGACAATCTGGCGCTTCTGCGGGTGCTGATCGGCGCGGGGCAGCGGTTTCCCGCCCTCACGCAGCGTGTCGTCGACTCGGTGCGCGCGCCGATCCGTTCCGCCGTCGTGCAATTGCTCGAACAGGCGGTGGCGGCCGGCGAGCTGGTGTGCGACGATCGCCGCTTCGCGGCCGATTTCTTCATGCGCATCATCAACGGCGGGATCCGCATCGACTGCCTGCTGGACGAACGCCTGCGGCCGACCCCGGCGCAGATCCACGAGCACGTCGGACTGTGCGTCCAGGCGTTCGGCCTGCTCCTTCAGGCCCGCAACGGCGGCCCGGCGGGCACGACCGGTCCGCCGCGCTGA
- a CDS encoding efflux transporter outer membrane subunit, with amino-acid sequence MPVPFLSHRRRTPLGVRRGGARVLVALPSLTALGAALTLVGCTLGPDYVAPQAATPAGYTDLPRTGGDIASRPQASEPDPAWWRAFDDPQLDSLIARAIAGNLSLQQAVLRIAAAREQVVQSAAAGLPTLSANASVKREQLGLQGILDSAHVSASTLDAVSPGAGSVLGTLTDPVNLFQGSFDASWELDLFGRVRRSVEAAQASAREDVESRNDALVSLEAEVARAYVQLRGAQLVMRTINEQIQVAQDSVDLTRERSQHGLSPQLDVENASAQLGSLRAQLPQYEAQTVQAMNGLAVLLGQAPGSLDAELSTVRPMPALPAAIPVGLPSALARRRPDVRQAEASLHAATANIGVSVASLFPSISLTGQFGLRNTQASYLTRWASHFYAVGPSVSVPIFEGGRLRASVRMARAEQASAALNYRQTVLSALQDVENGLVNYRTDQARTLALQEALGAQQNAFNLSNESYRKGIDSFLNVLDAQRQLSQAKQQLAQSQVQTGTDLVALYKALGGGWQPYQQVDMPAYRIFGPATTVGAESGDAASAGAVSTGAVSTGAVSAGAVSTGAISTGAVSTGAVSTDAASAPGPTPP; translated from the coding sequence ATGCCTGTTCCGTTTTTATCGCATCGCCGTCGCACGCCGCTGGGTGTGCGTCGCGGTGGCGCGCGCGTGCTTGTCGCGCTTCCTTCGCTGACCGCACTGGGCGCGGCGCTGACGCTTGTCGGCTGCACGCTCGGGCCGGACTATGTTGCGCCGCAGGCCGCGACGCCCGCGGGCTATACCGATTTGCCGCGTACCGGCGGCGACATCGCGTCCCGGCCGCAGGCGTCCGAGCCGGATCCGGCCTGGTGGCGCGCATTCGACGATCCGCAACTCGACAGCCTGATCGCGCGTGCGATCGCCGGTAACCTCTCGTTGCAGCAGGCGGTATTGCGCATCGCCGCCGCGCGCGAGCAGGTGGTGCAATCCGCTGCCGCCGGGCTGCCCACGCTCAGCGCCAACGCCAGCGTCAAACGCGAGCAACTCGGCTTGCAGGGTATTCTGGATTCGGCGCACGTGAGCGCCAGCACGCTGGACGCGGTCAGTCCGGGCGCCGGCTCGGTGCTCGGGACCCTGACCGACCCGGTCAATCTGTTTCAAGGCAGCTTCGATGCCTCCTGGGAACTGGACCTCTTTGGCCGGGTGCGGCGTTCGGTCGAGGCGGCACAGGCGTCGGCGCGCGAGGACGTGGAAAGCCGCAACGATGCGCTGGTCTCGCTCGAAGCCGAGGTGGCGCGTGCCTATGTGCAGTTGCGCGGCGCGCAACTGGTCATGCGCACCATCAACGAGCAGATCCAGGTCGCCCAGGATTCCGTGGACCTGACGCGCGAACGCAGCCAGCACGGTCTGTCGCCCCAGCTCGACGTCGAGAACGCATCCGCACAGCTCGGTTCGCTGCGGGCGCAATTGCCGCAATACGAGGCGCAGACGGTGCAGGCCATGAATGGGCTCGCCGTGCTCCTGGGGCAGGCGCCGGGCAGTCTCGACGCCGAGTTGTCCACGGTGCGGCCGATGCCGGCGCTGCCCGCGGCGATTCCCGTTGGGCTACCCTCGGCGCTCGCGCGCCGGCGCCCCGACGTGCGGCAGGCCGAGGCCTCGCTGCACGCCGCCACGGCCAATATCGGCGTTTCGGTCGCGAGTCTGTTCCCCAGCATCTCGCTCACCGGGCAATTCGGTCTGCGCAACACCCAGGCGAGTTATCTCACCCGTTGGGCCAGCCACTTCTATGCAGTCGGGCCGAGCGTATCGGTGCCGATCTTCGAAGGCGGGCGGTTGCGCGCCAGCGTGCGCATGGCACGTGCCGAACAGGCGAGCGCCGCGCTCAATTATCGGCAGACCGTGTTGAGCGCGTTGCAGGATGTGGAAAACGGTCTGGTCAACTACCGTACCGACCAGGCGCGCACGCTCGCGTTGCAGGAGGCCCTGGGTGCGCAGCAAAATGCCTTCAACCTATCGAACGAAAGCTATCGCAAGGGCATCGATTCCTTCCTGAACGTGCTCGACGCGCAGCGCCAGCTTTCGCAGGCCAAACAGCAGCTCGCGCAGTCGCAGGTCCAGACCGGCACCGATCTGGTGGCGCTTTACAAGGCCCTGGGGGGAGGGTGGCAGCCGTACCAGCAGGTCGACATGCCGGCCTATCGCATATTCGGCCCCGCCACGACGGTCGGCGCGGAATCGGGCGATGCCGCATCGGCCGGCGCGGTATCGACCGGGGCTGTATCGACCGGCGCGGTATCGGCCGGCGCGGTATCGACCGGGGCTATATCGACCGGCGCGGTATCGACCGGCGCGGTATCGACCGACGCGGCGTCCGCTCCTGGTCCGACGCCGCCATGA
- a CDS encoding DHA2 family efflux MFS transporter permease subunit, with protein MSYDANWRPSVNPWIVAIVVTLAVFMEILDTTIVNVALPHVAGTLSSSYDESTWVLTSYLVANGIALPISAFLTRLIGRKRYFLLCIGMFTVCSLLCGIATELWQLILFRIMQGFFGGGLQPVQQSVLLDYFAPKDRGRAFGLSSIAIIVAPVIGPTLGGWITDNYSWRWVFLINVPVGILTTLAVAHLLEDPPWERKAKKGTLTIDYIGIGLIALGLGCLQVVMDRGEDDDWFSSPFIRVFAALTVTGLVGAVYWLLYTKKPVVDLRVLKDRTFAAASVLMSGMALILYASSVLIPQLAQQQLGYTATLSGLVLSPGAILIVLSIPLVLKLMPVVETRYLILTGFAIMAAGFFYSSHLVPGIDFKTLVWMRSSQSLGLGFLFVPLTTIAFISLPQRLNADASALFTMFRNVAGSIGISLATAGVTERSQIHSAYLVRNLTPLNEPYNQAVRQWTDAIRDFSLSASDAGSAATGQLYQTLLSQSRVLAYSDMFAACAILALLMIPFCFLLTSVKSSGNAGAH; from the coding sequence ATGAGCTATGACGCGAACTGGCGTCCCAGCGTCAATCCCTGGATCGTCGCGATCGTCGTCACGCTCGCGGTCTTCATGGAAATCCTCGACACGACCATCGTCAACGTGGCGCTGCCGCACGTGGCCGGGACCCTGTCGTCGAGCTATGACGAGTCCACCTGGGTATTGACGTCCTACCTGGTGGCCAACGGCATCGCCTTGCCGATCTCGGCATTCCTGACGCGTCTGATCGGGCGCAAGCGCTATTTCCTGCTCTGCATCGGCATGTTCACGGTCTGCTCGCTGCTGTGCGGGATCGCGACCGAATTGTGGCAGTTGATTCTGTTTCGCATCATGCAGGGTTTCTTCGGCGGGGGATTGCAGCCGGTGCAGCAATCGGTGCTGCTGGATTATTTCGCGCCGAAGGATCGTGGCCGCGCGTTCGGTCTGTCGTCGATCGCGATCATCGTCGCCCCGGTCATCGGACCGACGCTGGGCGGCTGGATCACGGACAACTACAGCTGGCGCTGGGTGTTCCTGATCAACGTGCCGGTCGGCATCCTGACGACGCTGGCGGTCGCCCATTTGCTCGAGGATCCGCCGTGGGAACGCAAGGCGAAAAAGGGCACGCTGACGATCGACTACATCGGCATCGGGCTGATCGCGCTCGGCCTGGGCTGCCTGCAGGTGGTGATGGACCGGGGCGAGGACGACGACTGGTTCAGTTCGCCGTTCATCCGGGTGTTCGCGGCATTGACCGTGACGGGTCTGGTCGGGGCGGTGTACTGGCTGCTGTACACGAAGAAACCGGTGGTCGACCTGCGGGTGCTGAAGGACCGCACCTTTGCCGCGGCCAGCGTGCTGATGTCCGGCATGGCGCTGATCCTCTATGCCAGCTCGGTGCTGATCCCGCAATTGGCGCAGCAGCAACTGGGCTACACGGCGACGCTGTCGGGTCTGGTGCTGTCGCCGGGCGCGATCCTGATCGTGTTGTCGATTCCGCTCGTGTTGAAGCTGATGCCGGTGGTGGAGACACGCTATCTGATCCTGACCGGTTTCGCGATCATGGCCGCTGGCTTCTTTTATTCGTCGCATCTCGTACCCGGCATCGATTTCAAGACCCTGGTGTGGATGCGCAGCAGCCAGTCGCTGGGCCTGGGCTTTTTGTTCGTGCCGCTTACCACCATCGCCTTCATCTCGTTGCCGCAGCGCCTCAATGCGGACGCCTCGGCCTTGTTCACGATGTTTCGCAACGTCGCGGGATCGATCGGCATCTCGCTGGCCACGGCCGGGGTGACCGAGCGCAGCCAGATACACAGTGCCTATCTGGTACGCAATCTGACGCCGCTCAACGAGCCCTACAACCAGGCGGTCCGGCAATGGACCGACGCGATCCGCGATTTTTCGTTGAGCGCCAGCGATGCGGGTAGCGCGGCGACCGGCCAGCTCTACCAGACGCTGCTGTCCCAGTCGCGCGTGCTGGCCTACTCGGACATGTTCGCCGCCTGCGCGATCCTCGCCCTCCTGATGATTCCTTTCTGCTTCCTGCTCACTTCCGTGAAGAGCTCGGGCAATGCCGGAGCCCATTGA
- a CDS encoding HlyD family secretion protein — protein sequence MVSQDNRASQDADNSGAAGVANERHLHVHVHVHDNENDGERDSGLVDANGHRNGTGKDDRDGGDEKNKSGGDGEQKGGHENDGNDGNDDQGEKGDEDGKGKDGKDGKRKGPGKKPLIILGIVVLLIAIVAIVFWFSTRNQESTDDAFTDGNAATIAPKVSGYVTKLAVNDNQRVKQGDLLVEIDPRDYIARRDEAAAQVGLARSQLHQAEVQYDLAKVQYPAQLSQARAQETSAQASLTNANSAYARQHGVDPRATSQQSIDQSTAQQRSARADVANAQAQVKVAAQIPLQLRRAAADVEARRQQVEQAKAQLAQAELNLSYTQLRAPYDGYVTRRNVQLGSLVQAGTSLFSLVSPMIWVTANFKESQLTKMRPGDKVAIEVDAYPDLNLSGHVDSVQQGTGSRFSAFPAENATGNYVKIVQRVPVKIVIDHGLDPNRPLPLGISVTPKVTLQ from the coding sequence ATGGTCAGTCAAGATAATCGCGCGTCGCAGGACGCGGACAATAGCGGCGCCGCCGGCGTTGCAAACGAGCGCCATCTGCATGTGCATGTTCATGTGCACGATAACGAAAACGACGGTGAACGCGATTCGGGGCTGGTCGACGCGAACGGCCATCGCAACGGTACGGGAAAAGACGACCGGGACGGCGGGGACGAAAAAAATAAAAGCGGCGGGGATGGGGAGCAGAAGGGCGGGCACGAAAACGACGGCAACGACGGTAACGACGACCAGGGCGAGAAGGGCGACGAAGACGGCAAGGGCAAGGACGGCAAGGACGGCAAGCGCAAGGGCCCCGGCAAGAAGCCCCTGATCATCCTGGGCATCGTCGTGCTGCTGATCGCCATCGTCGCCATCGTTTTCTGGTTCAGCACGCGTAATCAGGAAAGCACCGACGATGCCTTCACCGACGGCAACGCCGCGACGATCGCGCCCAAGGTTTCCGGGTATGTGACGAAGCTGGCCGTCAACGACAACCAGCGCGTCAAGCAGGGGGATCTGCTGGTGGAGATCGATCCGCGCGACTACATCGCCCGGCGCGACGAGGCCGCCGCGCAGGTCGGTCTGGCCCGGAGTCAGCTGCACCAGGCGGAGGTTCAGTACGACCTCGCGAAGGTGCAATATCCGGCGCAGCTCTCGCAGGCCCGCGCCCAGGAAACCAGCGCGCAGGCGAGCCTGACGAACGCGAACTCCGCCTATGCGCGTCAGCACGGCGTCGATCCGCGTGCCACCTCGCAACAGAGCATCGACCAGTCCACGGCGCAGCAACGCTCGGCCCGCGCCGACGTCGCGAACGCCCAGGCCCAGGTCAAGGTCGCCGCCCAGATCCCGCTGCAATTGCGGCGGGCCGCCGCCGACGTCGAGGCGCGCCGCCAGCAGGTCGAGCAGGCAAAAGCGCAACTCGCGCAGGCCGAACTGAACCTGTCGTACACGCAACTGCGCGCGCCCTACGATGGTTACGTCACGAGGCGTAATGTGCAGCTGGGCAGTCTGGTACAGGCGGGCACGTCGCTCTTCTCACTGGTGTCGCCCATGATCTGGGTGACCGCGAATTTCAAGGAATCGCAGTTGACCAAGATGCGCCCCGGCGACAAGGTGGCGATCGAGGTCGATGCGTATCCCGACCTGAATCTGAGCGGGCATGTCGACAGCGTGCAGCAGGGCACCGGCTCGCGCTTCTCGGCGTTCCCGGCGGAGAACGCGACCGGCAACTACGTGAAGATCGTGCAGCGCGTCCCGGTGAAGATCGTCATCGACCATGGGCTCGATCCGAACCGGCCGCTGCCGCTGGGCATATCGGTCACGCCGAAGGTCACCCTGCAATGA
- a CDS encoding DUF2795 domain-containing protein: MATMLHPDGQGSPDSISGDIQTALASVSYPSNKDGIVAAATASGVSNEVVAVLNGLPEKDYPDADAVLRQLG, translated from the coding sequence ATGGCGACCATGTTGCACCCGGATGGACAAGGCAGCCCCGATTCGATTTCCGGGGATATTCAAACGGCCCTGGCAAGCGTTTCGTACCCGTCCAACAAGGACGGAATCGTCGCGGCGGCCACGGCGAGCGGCGTCAGCAACGAGGTTGTGGCCGTGCTCAACGGCTTGCCCGAGAAAGACTATCCGGATGCCGACGCGGTCCTGCGCCAATTGGGTTGA
- a CDS encoding BPSL1445 family SYLF domain-containing lipoprotein: protein MKKMNIALKMGTIITAATLALAGCTTTATTPGDADSSVMSKRNGINSNVEQALARLYVAAPGSRELVSKASGVLVFPSVLAAGFVVGGQYGEGALRVGGRTMGYYSTTSASVGLQIGAQSKAIIILFMTQDALDKFRSVKGWSVGGDASVAVLKIGANGAIDTNSVRSPVDAFVLSNGGLMANLTLEGTKVNRLDNL from the coding sequence ATGAAAAAAATGAACATCGCCTTGAAGATGGGTACGATCATCACCGCCGCCACGCTCGCGCTGGCAGGCTGTACGACCACCGCGACCACCCCGGGCGACGCCGACTCGTCGGTGATGTCGAAGCGCAATGGCATCAACTCGAACGTCGAACAGGCCCTGGCGCGTCTGTACGTCGCGGCGCCGGGTTCGCGTGAGCTGGTGTCGAAGGCAAGCGGCGTCCTGGTGTTCCCGTCGGTGCTGGCAGCAGGCTTCGTGGTGGGCGGTCAGTACGGCGAAGGCGCTCTGCGCGTCGGCGGCCGTACGATGGGCTACTACAGCACGACTTCGGCATCGGTCGGCCTGCAGATCGGCGCCCAGTCCAAGGCCATCATCATTCTCTTCATGACGCAGGACGCGCTCGACAAGTTCCGCAGCGTCAAGGGCTGGTCGGTGGGCGGCGACGCATCGGTTGCCGTGCTGAAGATCGGCGCGAACGGCGCGATCGATACGAACAGCGTGCGTTCGCCGGTCGACGCATTCGTCCTGAGCAACGGCGGCCTGATGGCCAACCTGACGCTGGAAGGCACGAAGGTCAACCGCCTCGACAACCTGTAA